The following proteins are co-located in the Micromonospora viridifaciens genome:
- a CDS encoding heavy-metal-associated domain-containing protein, whose translation MCGNESSCGCGTVTIDSTPAATDVEAGVRSTYMVSGMTCGGCAKTVTRHVAEVTGVTDVQADVAGGTITVVSANPLETADVRAAVERAGYHLVG comes from the coding sequence ATGTGCGGCAATGAATCGAGCTGCGGCTGCGGCACCGTCACCATTGACAGCACCCCGGCCGCCACCGACGTCGAGGCTGGCGTCCGAAGCACGTACATGGTGTCGGGCATGACCTGCGGCGGCTGCGCCAAGACAGTCACCCGTCACGTCGCCGAGGTCACGGGCGTGACCGACGTACAGGCCGACGTGGCCGGCGGCACCATCACCGTCGTCAGCGCCAACCCGCTGGAGACCGCCGACGTCCGCGCGGCGGTGGAGCGGGCCGGCTACCACCTCGTCGGCTGA
- a CDS encoding DUF6153 family protein has product MNEPGLRRQMLLRLMLLVVLTFGVFGMHTFGHPPDLGRSAAGHMTAAAHEIDPVPVPEQGHDGSHGQGDSLDAFSVCLAVLGTALVLISLAMLRQRRWDLPMPASAQPWAAGQHRAPPRRPIGLRLTAVSVLRT; this is encoded by the coding sequence GTGAACGAACCGGGCCTGCGGCGGCAGATGCTGCTGCGGTTGATGCTGCTCGTCGTCCTGACGTTCGGCGTGTTCGGCATGCACACCTTCGGCCATCCGCCCGACCTCGGACGCTCCGCCGCCGGGCACATGACGGCCGCCGCGCACGAGATCGACCCTGTGCCGGTCCCCGAGCAGGGCCACGACGGCTCGCACGGCCAGGGCGACAGCCTTGATGCGTTCAGCGTGTGCCTGGCGGTGCTGGGCACCGCCCTGGTCCTCATCTCCCTGGCGATGCTCCGGCAGCGCCGGTGGGATCTTCCCATGCCGGCCAGCGCCCAGCCATGGGCGGCGGGCCAGCATCGAGCTCCACCGCGCCGCCCCATCGGCCTACGTCTCACCGCCGTGTCGGTCCTGCGGACATAG
- a CDS encoding glutaredoxin family protein: protein MNGDDHPHHRAAEPQLVVYGTGWCPDVRRSRALLDEAGIAYTYVDLDADETATELVRQLQRGQRRVPTLLWPDGSFLVEPTDDQLRAHLDPRGRKPADLAG from the coding sequence ATGAACGGCGACGACCACCCGCACCACCGTGCGGCCGAACCCCAGCTGGTGGTGTACGGCACCGGCTGGTGCCCCGACGTTCGACGCAGCCGCGCCCTGCTCGACGAGGCCGGCATCGCGTACACCTACGTCGACCTCGACGCGGACGAGACCGCAACTGAACTCGTCCGGCAGCTGCAGCGGGGGCAACGACGCGTTCCTACCCTGCTGTGGCCCGACGGCAGCTTCCTGGTCGAGCCCACCGATGACCAGCTACGAGCGCACCTAGACCCGAGAGGCCGCAAACCTGCTGATCTTGCCGGGTGA
- a CDS encoding GntR family transcriptional regulator, which yields MAETESFEPESVRVTRRLREEILDGVRVPGDRLVERDLADELGVSRVPVREALRALAAEGLVTPRPRSWAVVREFTASDIADLNEVRAAFESLTFRLAAQRRTRDGLERLRGVLDDELMAARAGDAVRARRAAADFHEGVTSLAANELLLELERPLRSRMRWLLGQHGDLMAVAEQHEGLYAAIADRDVARVERLVAEHLAAGQRMAMARRQDHSDAATRT from the coding sequence ATGGCAGAGACGGAGAGCTTCGAGCCGGAGTCGGTGCGCGTCACGCGGCGGCTGCGTGAGGAGATCCTGGATGGGGTTCGCGTTCCTGGAGACCGGCTGGTGGAGCGGGATCTGGCAGACGAGCTTGGCGTGAGCCGGGTGCCGGTGCGTGAGGCGCTGCGGGCGCTGGCGGCCGAAGGGTTGGTGACACCGCGACCACGGTCCTGGGCCGTGGTTCGGGAGTTCACCGCGTCCGACATCGCGGACCTGAACGAGGTCCGCGCGGCCTTCGAGTCGTTGACGTTCCGGTTGGCCGCGCAGCGGCGAACTCGTGACGGCCTGGAGCGCCTTCGCGGCGTGCTGGATGACGAGCTGATGGCGGCGCGTGCGGGGGATGCGGTCCGGGCCCGTCGTGCGGCTGCGGACTTTCATGAGGGGGTGACGTCGTTGGCGGCGAATGAGCTGCTTCTTGAGCTCGAGCGCCCCTTGCGCAGCCGGATGCGATGGCTGCTTGGCCAGCATGGTGACCTGATGGCGGTCGCAGAGCAGCACGAGGGGTTGTACGCGGCGATCGCCGACCGCGATGTCGCTCGCGTCGAGCGCCTGGTGGCCGAGCATCTCGCGGCTGGGCAACGTATGGCGATGGCCCGCCGGCAGGATCATTCCGACGCGGCGACGAGAACCTGA
- a CDS encoding M14 family zinc carboxypeptidase: protein MRTWKRRGLLPAAALLALALPFSSSLVLNSTALAAPRITTPEQFFGFPLGSEGKLARWDDLVKYYKLVADKSEKVLYQEIGKTATGKPFPLLTVSSPANLKNLDRIKESNQRLADPRGLTEAEAKKLAAQSKSVFLLEAAIHSTEVGTAQVIPNILHRLADEKSTTVSEILDNVVLLIIPAQSPDGTEWVGDYFNQTAGTNYARTYPDLYQKYIGHDDNRDWFMFTQPETQISVALQNEWKPQVVQNLHQMGNSRGRIFIPPYLSPNDPNIDPITVQQTNSLGMEISRSLTAEGKKGVQWGSTYDYWTPSRQYMTYHGAPRILVEAASAQDLAYTYKSSNGGPIGPQEPDTNFIEPYDQSTWTLAQIVDYLDTAVFGALSNVAKYKTEWLYNFYRTQRNAVDPSADKPFAYVIPAGQRDPFATYELLNTLQTGDVEIEQATSAFTANGKRYDAGSWVIRYAQPYGRFAKTLLEVQRYPDLREYPGGPPQSPYDVTAQTLPMLLGVSVDTVAKPFTASTTQVKKVQPANPALPGDPEGNGAYLVGPESYGTAMMIAALQKAGARTFRASSEFSAGGRTYAPGTLIVEPSKAAQTALRDVSRKTGIPVFSVGQAPQVAAEQLKDNTRVGLFRGINNIPGGWMKWLFEQYGIGFNEVVAADFAGDLNAKFDTIVLPAGISRTKIVSGLNRDRYPAEWSWAYGVGEAGWAELRKFVEDGGTLLAIGDSVATARQLASLPITPALPSDEHQFFSPGSILSQRFDTSDPVAWGMRPDTPVWFGENDQAYTVTGGDVVSSFPNSGEQLQSGWLIGGEHLNGKANIVKHQVGEGLIVTFGSEPTFRTWSRDPSKLLFNAIYHGPSTAVDAAALPGALRG, encoded by the coding sequence ATGCGTACCTGGAAGAGGAGAGGTCTGCTACCCGCAGCAGCTCTCCTTGCATTGGCCCTGCCCTTCAGCAGCAGTCTCGTTCTGAATTCGACCGCCCTCGCGGCCCCGCGCATCACCACCCCCGAGCAGTTCTTCGGCTTCCCACTCGGCTCCGAAGGCAAGCTCGCCCGCTGGGACGACCTGGTCAAGTACTACAAGCTCGTCGCGGACAAGTCCGAGAAGGTGCTCTACCAGGAGATCGGCAAGACGGCGACAGGAAAGCCCTTCCCGCTCCTCACGGTCAGTTCGCCGGCCAACCTCAAGAACCTCGACCGGATCAAGGAGAGCAACCAGCGACTGGCCGATCCACGCGGCCTGACCGAGGCGGAGGCCAAGAAACTCGCCGCGCAGAGCAAGTCCGTCTTCCTGCTGGAAGCCGCGATCCACTCAACCGAGGTGGGCACCGCGCAGGTCATTCCGAACATTCTCCACCGGCTCGCCGACGAGAAGTCGACCACGGTTTCGGAAATTCTCGACAACGTGGTGCTGCTCATCATCCCGGCACAGAGCCCGGACGGCACGGAATGGGTGGGCGACTACTTCAACCAAACCGCGGGAACGAACTACGCTCGCACCTATCCCGACCTCTACCAGAAATACATCGGGCACGACGACAACCGTGACTGGTTCATGTTCACGCAGCCCGAGACGCAGATCAGCGTCGCCCTGCAGAACGAATGGAAGCCGCAGGTCGTCCAGAACCTGCACCAGATGGGCAACAGCCGGGGCCGGATCTTCATCCCGCCGTACCTGTCGCCGAACGACCCGAACATCGACCCCATCACCGTCCAGCAGACCAACTCCCTCGGCATGGAGATTTCGCGGAGCCTGACCGCCGAGGGCAAGAAGGGCGTGCAGTGGGGCTCGACCTACGACTACTGGACGCCGTCGCGCCAGTACATGACCTACCACGGCGCGCCGCGCATCCTCGTCGAGGCGGCGAGCGCGCAGGACCTCGCCTACACCTACAAGAGCAGCAACGGTGGCCCGATCGGTCCGCAAGAGCCGGACACCAACTTCATCGAGCCGTACGACCAGTCCACCTGGACGCTGGCGCAAATCGTGGACTACCTCGACACGGCGGTCTTCGGCGCGCTGAGCAACGTCGCCAAGTACAAGACTGAGTGGCTCTACAACTTCTACCGCACCCAACGCAACGCGGTGGACCCGAGCGCCGACAAGCCGTTCGCCTACGTGATTCCGGCCGGTCAGCGGGATCCATTCGCCACGTACGAGCTACTGAACACCCTGCAGACCGGCGATGTCGAGATCGAGCAGGCCACCTCCGCCTTCACGGCCAACGGCAAGCGGTACGACGCCGGTTCCTGGGTCATCCGTTACGCACAGCCCTACGGCCGGTTCGCCAAGACCCTGCTGGAGGTGCAGCGCTACCCGGACCTGCGGGAGTACCCGGGCGGCCCGCCGCAGAGCCCGTACGACGTGACGGCGCAGACCCTGCCGATGCTCCTGGGCGTCTCTGTCGACACCGTCGCGAAGCCCTTCACCGCCTCAACCACCCAGGTCAAGAAGGTGCAGCCGGCCAACCCGGCGCTCCCCGGCGACCCGGAAGGCAACGGCGCCTACCTGGTCGGCCCGGAGTCCTACGGCACGGCGATGATGATCGCCGCGCTGCAGAAGGCCGGTGCGAGAACCTTCCGTGCCAGCAGTGAGTTCTCGGCCGGTGGACGTACCTACGCCCCGGGCACACTGATCGTCGAGCCGAGCAAGGCGGCGCAGACCGCCCTGCGCGATGTCTCCCGGAAGACCGGCATCCCCGTCTTCAGCGTCGGGCAGGCGCCGCAGGTGGCGGCGGAGCAACTCAAGGACAACACCCGGGTCGGCCTCTTCCGGGGCATCAACAACATCCCGGGCGGCTGGATGAAGTGGCTGTTCGAGCAGTATGGCATCGGCTTCAACGAGGTCGTCGCCGCCGACTTCGCCGGCGACCTCAACGCGAAGTTCGACACGATCGTGCTGCCGGCGGGGATCAGCCGGACCAAGATCGTCTCGGGCCTGAACCGGGACCGCTACCCGGCCGAGTGGTCCTGGGCGTACGGGGTTGGCGAGGCTGGCTGGGCCGAGCTGCGCAAGTTCGTCGAGGACGGCGGGACGCTGCTGGCGATCGGCGACTCGGTGGCGACCGCGCGCCAGCTAGCCTCGCTGCCGATCACCCCGGCGCTTCCCTCCGACGAGCACCAGTTCTTCTCGCCCGGCAGCATCCTCAGCCAGCGGTTCGACACCTCAGACCCGGTGGCCTGGGGTATGCGTCCGGACACGCCGGTGTGGTTCGGCGAGAACGACCAGGCGTACACCGTCACCGGCGGCGACGTGGTCTCCTCGTTCCCCAATTCCGGTGAGCAGTTGCAGAGTGGCTGGCTCATCGGCGGGGAGCACCTCAACGGCAAGGCCAACATCGTCAAGCACCAGGTGGGCGAGGGTCTGATCGTGACGTTCGGTAGCGAGCCGACCTTCCGTACCTGGTCTCGTGACCCGAGCAAGCTGCTGTTCAACGCGATCTACCACGGCCCGTCGACGGCAGTGGACGCGGCGGCACTGCCGGGGGCGCTCCGCGGCTAG
- a CDS encoding CocE/NonD family hydrolase, with protein MRAIISAGAVMAMLAVTAPAIAAERVETPTVTVADGVTQPVFGYADAIRERVWVDTDFDSDRDGIKDVIRVDLIRPTATQQGLKVPVIIDNSPYYTTLGRGNESELKADLDGDGLLDRWPLFYDNYFVPRGYAVALVDMIGTAGSTGCPTIQGENENATGPVVVDWLNGRRNGHDSNGNPVVVDWHNGKSGMIGKSYDGSLAMAAAVSGVDGLSTVVPIAGPYNYYDYTRGNGIVTRGNNYLGSLARTITADDPARQARCAPVWNEIAANDGDEHGDYTPFWHERNYLDDAANIKASVFLVHGIQDDNVRADHFSKFWQALKTYDIPRKLWIGRVGHIEPFDFRREVWVETLHRWFDYWLHGIDNGIMGEPKVDVEPSIGVWEQHADWPVPGTGNVNMWLRPGADSAGELALTPAMAAPTTRSFIDNPSQTEAAMINNPDQPNGNRLAFLSPPLVEDLRISGTPVINLTASSSLGEAYFGAILVEYGPSTQNNRTGDGIVQTTMPEECYGESSPFDDGCYRPIAYRPTDVTQWRVTKGIRDGQNRDSVAAPEPMTPGQMYEISIPLLPEDYVFSAGNRIGVIIVGSYRSYSAETLTSRPTITVNTKVSHLSLPVLGGQQAARRAGIPLR; from the coding sequence ATGAGGGCGATCATTTCGGCCGGCGCAGTGATGGCGATGCTAGCCGTGACGGCGCCGGCGATCGCCGCCGAGCGGGTCGAGACGCCGACGGTCACCGTGGCAGACGGAGTCACCCAGCCGGTGTTCGGCTATGCCGATGCAATCCGCGAGCGGGTCTGGGTCGACACCGACTTCGACAGTGACCGGGACGGCATCAAGGACGTCATCCGTGTTGACCTCATCCGGCCAACTGCCACGCAGCAGGGCCTGAAGGTCCCCGTCATCATCGACAACAGTCCGTACTACACGACTTTGGGGCGCGGCAACGAGTCCGAACTCAAGGCCGACCTCGATGGTGACGGCCTTCTCGACCGCTGGCCGCTGTTCTACGACAACTACTTCGTGCCCCGTGGCTACGCCGTCGCGCTCGTCGACATGATCGGCACGGCTGGCTCCACCGGCTGCCCGACGATTCAGGGCGAGAACGAGAACGCCACCGGACCGGTGGTGGTTGACTGGCTCAACGGCCGGCGGAACGGGCACGACTCCAACGGCAACCCGGTCGTGGTCGACTGGCACAACGGAAAGTCGGGGATGATCGGAAAGTCGTACGACGGATCCCTGGCGATGGCCGCGGCGGTGTCCGGCGTTGACGGCCTGTCCACCGTTGTTCCCATCGCTGGGCCGTACAACTACTACGACTACACCCGCGGCAACGGCATCGTCACGCGTGGCAACAACTACCTCGGGTCGCTCGCCCGGACCATCACGGCTGACGACCCGGCCCGTCAAGCCAGGTGCGCGCCGGTCTGGAATGAGATCGCGGCCAACGACGGCGACGAGCACGGCGACTACACGCCGTTCTGGCACGAGCGGAACTACCTGGACGACGCCGCGAACATCAAGGCCAGCGTGTTCCTCGTGCACGGCATCCAGGACGACAACGTCCGAGCCGACCACTTCAGCAAGTTCTGGCAGGCACTGAAGACGTACGACATCCCGCGCAAGCTGTGGATCGGCCGCGTCGGACACATCGAGCCGTTCGACTTCCGCCGGGAGGTATGGGTCGAGACGCTCCACCGCTGGTTCGACTACTGGCTCCACGGCATCGACAACGGGATCATGGGTGAGCCGAAAGTCGATGTGGAGCCGTCCATCGGCGTCTGGGAGCAGCACGCAGACTGGCCGGTCCCCGGCACGGGGAACGTCAACATGTGGCTGCGTCCCGGGGCCGACAGCGCTGGGGAACTAGCACTCACCCCGGCCATGGCCGCTCCGACGACCCGCTCGTTCATCGACAACCCCAGCCAGACCGAAGCCGCGATGATCAACAACCCGGACCAGCCGAACGGGAACCGCCTGGCCTTCCTGTCTCCGCCGCTGGTGGAGGACCTGCGTATCTCCGGCACCCCCGTGATCAACCTGACCGCGTCGTCGAGTCTCGGTGAGGCCTACTTCGGTGCGATCCTCGTCGAATATGGGCCGAGTACGCAGAACAACCGAACCGGCGACGGTATCGTCCAGACGACGATGCCCGAGGAGTGCTACGGCGAGTCCAGCCCATTCGACGACGGTTGCTACCGGCCCATCGCGTACCGGCCGACCGACGTCACGCAATGGCGGGTGACCAAGGGGATCCGCGACGGGCAGAACCGCGACTCGGTCGCGGCCCCCGAGCCCATGACGCCCGGCCAGATGTACGAGATCAGCATTCCCCTGCTGCCGGAAGACTACGTCTTCTCCGCCGGCAACCGGATCGGCGTCATCATCGTCGGCAGCTACCGCAGCTACTCGGCTGAAACGCTCACATCACGACCGACCATCACAGTCAACACCAAGGTCAGTCACCTCTCCCTGCCGGTGCTCGGCGGTCAGCAAGCCGCCCGCCGAGCCGGGATCCCGCTTCGCTGA
- a CDS encoding MFS transporter has product MITMPSGSKRWWALGLIALAQFMVIMDTSIIGVALPRIQADLGFSPENLSWVFNAYVVAFGGLLLLGGRLSDLLGARRMFAAGWLILLIGAAVAGLANSVTVELAARAVQGAGAALIAPSALTLLMMLFGAEPKDLTRALALYGAAAPAGGTAGVFLGGVITEYVSWPWVFYINIPIAALALLATPALMPAGGTRRGSLDVLGALAVTVGLGAAVYGIVRAPEVGWASGQTWLVLAAAVVALGAFVAIQATRREPLMRLSIFRAPNLAAANIAQLLLGAAWIPMWFFLNLYLQQVLGYSAFPSGAALLPMTILVMIGMIALAPRAIARFGPKSMTVTGLAILAVGLGWLALVRPEGTFTVDVLPASLVAALGMSLAFIPSLGTAISSARPEEGGLASGIVNTSYQVGSALGLAAMTAVAASAGADRLGDLPALTDGYSAAFVGAGIIAAAGALTAGLTLRAAKRQPANDAEPVHAG; this is encoded by the coding sequence GTGATCACGATGCCATCCGGCTCGAAGCGCTGGTGGGCGCTCGGACTCATCGCCCTCGCCCAGTTCATGGTCATCATGGACACCTCGATCATCGGTGTCGCACTACCACGCATCCAGGCGGACCTCGGTTTCTCACCGGAGAACCTGTCCTGGGTCTTCAACGCCTACGTCGTCGCGTTCGGCGGCCTGCTCCTGCTCGGCGGCCGACTGTCCGATCTCCTCGGCGCCCGACGCATGTTCGCCGCCGGCTGGCTCATCCTGCTCATCGGCGCCGCCGTCGCCGGCCTGGCCAACAGCGTTACGGTCGAACTGGCCGCCCGCGCCGTACAGGGAGCCGGCGCGGCGCTGATCGCCCCGTCGGCGCTCACCCTGCTGATGATGCTCTTCGGCGCCGAACCCAAGGACCTCACCCGCGCTCTCGCCCTCTACGGCGCCGCGGCACCCGCTGGCGGCACCGCCGGTGTCTTCCTCGGCGGCGTCATCACCGAATATGTCAGCTGGCCCTGGGTCTTCTACATCAACATTCCGATCGCGGCCCTCGCGCTGCTGGCCACCCCGGCCTTGATGCCCGCCGGGGGTACCCGCCGCGGCTCCCTGGACGTTCTCGGCGCCCTCGCGGTGACCGTCGGCCTGGGCGCCGCCGTCTACGGAATCGTCCGCGCCCCCGAGGTCGGCTGGGCCTCCGGCCAGACCTGGCTGGTCCTCGCCGCAGCCGTCGTCGCGCTGGGCGCGTTCGTCGCCATCCAGGCGACCCGCCGCGAGCCGCTGATGCGCCTGTCGATCTTCCGCGCACCGAACCTCGCCGCCGCCAACATCGCCCAACTGCTGCTCGGGGCGGCCTGGATCCCGATGTGGTTCTTCCTCAACCTCTACCTGCAGCAGGTCCTCGGCTACAGCGCCTTCCCCAGCGGCGCCGCGCTGCTGCCGATGACGATCCTCGTCATGATCGGCATGATCGCCCTCGCCCCGCGGGCCATCGCCCGGTTCGGCCCGAAGTCGATGACGGTCACCGGCCTCGCCATCCTCGCCGTCGGACTCGGCTGGCTCGCCCTGGTCCGCCCCGAAGGCACCTTCACTGTCGACGTCCTGCCCGCCTCGCTGGTCGCGGCGCTGGGCATGTCCCTGGCGTTCATCCCGTCGCTCGGCACGGCGATCTCCAGCGCCCGGCCGGAGGAGGGCGGCCTCGCCTCCGGCATCGTCAACACCAGCTACCAGGTCGGCTCGGCGCTGGGCCTGGCCGCCATGACCGCGGTCGCCGCTTCCGCCGGCGCGGACCGGCTCGGCGACCTGCCCGCCCTCACCGACGGCTACTCCGCCGCCTTCGTCGGCGCCGGGATCATCGCCGCCGCAGGCGCACTCACCGCCGGACTCACCCTCCGCGCGGCGAAGCGGCAGCCCGCCAACGACGCCGAACCGGTGCATGCGGGCTGA
- a CDS encoding nucleoside deaminase: MERPDQPHIITDQDREFLRRCVDLAREALRAGDEPFGSLLVDAAGAIRFEDRNRVKDGDATQHPEFAIARWAAANLSAEGRRRSVVYTSGEHCPMCSAAHAWVGLGRIVYATSAEQLTDWRRRWGLGGGPVAPLPIGVVAPNVPVAGPEPSLEADIRALHAQMLGIDT; this comes from the coding sequence ATGGAGCGACCCGATCAGCCGCACATCATCACCGACCAGGACCGTGAGTTCCTCCGCCGCTGCGTTGACCTCGCCCGCGAGGCACTGCGGGCGGGCGACGAACCGTTCGGTTCGTTGCTGGTCGACGCTGCCGGGGCGATCCGGTTCGAGGATCGCAACCGGGTCAAGGACGGTGACGCCACCCAGCACCCGGAGTTCGCGATCGCCCGCTGGGCCGCCGCCAACCTCTCTGCCGAGGGGCGGCGCCGGAGTGTGGTCTACACCTCCGGTGAGCACTGCCCGATGTGCAGTGCCGCGCATGCCTGGGTGGGTCTGGGTCGCATCGTCTACGCCACCAGTGCTGAGCAGCTCACTGACTGGCGCAGGCGCTGGGGTCTCGGCGGGGGGCCGGTGGCGCCGCTGCCGATCGGCGTCGTCGCTCCGAACGTCCCGGTTGCGGGCCCCGAACCGTCTCTGGAAGCAGACATCCGCGCACTGCACGCCCAGATGCTCGGCATCGACACGTAG
- a CDS encoding DUF305 domain-containing protein, translated as MKRSILRRGALAGVALSALLATAACGGGDDTAGMEHGNTTPSTSASSSANATFNDADVMFAQMMIPHHQQAVEMADLAPTRASDPELKELAAKIKAAQDPEITTMKGWLTAWGKPAELPNNHSTPTMSSTPGHNMPGSSASPGHDMPGMNSDMQGLMSEQEMADLTAAKGTAFDKQFAEMMIAHHNGAIEMAKTEQANGSNPEAKALAAKVAADQAAEVQTLQKILDRL; from the coding sequence ATGAAGCGAAGCATCCTGCGACGCGGCGCCCTCGCGGGCGTCGCCCTGTCCGCTCTGCTCGCCACCGCGGCCTGTGGCGGCGGTGACGACACGGCCGGCATGGAGCACGGCAACACCACTCCGTCGACGAGCGCCTCATCCTCGGCAAACGCCACCTTCAACGATGCGGACGTGATGTTCGCCCAGATGATGATCCCGCACCACCAGCAGGCCGTCGAGATGGCGGACCTCGCCCCGACCCGGGCAAGCGACCCGGAGCTCAAGGAACTCGCCGCCAAGATCAAGGCCGCGCAGGATCCCGAGATCACCACCATGAAGGGGTGGCTGACGGCGTGGGGGAAGCCCGCCGAGCTCCCCAACAACCACAGCACGCCCACCATGAGCTCGACGCCTGGGCACAACATGCCGGGGAGTTCGGCCTCGCCCGGCCATGACATGCCGGGCATGAACTCTGACATGCAAGGCCTGATGTCCGAGCAGGAGATGGCGGACCTCACGGCGGCCAAGGGCACCGCGTTCGACAAGCAGTTCGCCGAGATGATGATCGCCCACCACAACGGCGCCATCGAGATGGCCAAGACCGAGCAGGCCAACGGCAGCAACCCCGAGGCCAAGGCGCTCGCCGCCAAGGTCGCTGCGGACCAGGCCGCCGAGGTGCAGACCCTGCAGAAGATCCTCGACCGCCTGTAG
- a CDS encoding IPT/TIG domain-containing protein, producing MVVDLSADVDGVAVVNADAVIGSATAPPGGGTDTFTLLAISLPGAVGVSASGTVEEVTATRAPGESSALSRVNDLNLRVLGVDVVNAAEATASVTCPLTGPQAADTALVGLELFGSAVTLAANGPSVDASTAVTVPGLTGAALNASLTRIEDTTATGATAVAVRAFLTLTGTALGAPVSIPVGTVIIAEASCERPATPVPPTAASITPNAGPQSGGQTVTITGSGFVPGTTKVTFDGTPATDVVVAAGGTSLTAVTPPGAVGPASVVVSTPGGSAVPLGYTYLADGSGATITGLTPSSGPTAGGTTVTITGTGLGGATGVTFDGVPGTGFTVNPAGTAVTVVTPPNAAGPAAVRLVFPAGEVTAPTFTYVAPTITSVVPNEGPSSGGTTVTITGTGLGGATGVNFGNTPGKNLVVDPSGTSLTVVTPPGTPGTVDVTVLIPGANATAPDAFTYRAAPPVIDTLTPGRGPTAGGTTVTIHGAGFIPGQTTVTICGRTIPADEVTVAADGRSLSFRTPACQAGDTTVTVTTPSGSSNPLTFRYVGQTLPVTGNSIGTPLTFGVILVIVGAFLLLLSRRARNKSSM from the coding sequence GTGGTCGTTGACCTCTCGGCGGATGTTGATGGCGTGGCGGTGGTCAACGCCGACGCGGTCATCGGGTCGGCGACCGCGCCACCCGGAGGTGGCACCGACACGTTTACCTTGTTAGCGATCTCGCTGCCGGGCGCGGTTGGGGTGAGCGCGAGCGGCACAGTCGAGGAAGTGACAGCGACCCGCGCCCCAGGCGAGTCATCTGCGTTGTCGAGGGTGAACGACCTCAACCTTAGGGTGCTCGGCGTTGACGTTGTGAACGCCGCCGAGGCGACCGCGAGCGTCACGTGTCCGCTCACCGGCCCGCAGGCCGCCGACACGGCGTTGGTCGGCCTGGAGCTGTTCGGCTCGGCCGTGACCCTGGCGGCCAACGGCCCCAGCGTGGACGCGAGCACTGCGGTGACCGTGCCCGGCCTCACCGGCGCAGCCCTGAACGCCTCGCTGACCCGCATCGAGGACACCACCGCAACGGGTGCTACGGCGGTCGCCGTGCGAGCCTTCCTCACCCTGACGGGCACGGCCCTCGGGGCGCCGGTGTCCATCCCGGTCGGCACCGTGATCATCGCGGAGGCCAGTTGCGAGCGTCCGGCTACCCCAGTACCCCCGACGGCCGCGTCGATCACTCCCAACGCGGGTCCACAGTCGGGTGGGCAGACGGTCACGATCACCGGTAGCGGCTTCGTTCCCGGTACTACAAAGGTGACCTTCGACGGAACACCGGCCACGGATGTGGTGGTGGCCGCGGGTGGAACGTCGTTGACCGCGGTGACGCCGCCGGGCGCAGTCGGGCCCGCGTCGGTGGTGGTGAGCACGCCAGGTGGTTCGGCCGTCCCGTTGGGCTACACGTACCTTGCTGATGGCAGCGGCGCGACGATCACCGGGTTGACACCCTCGTCGGGGCCGACGGCGGGTGGCACCACGGTGACGATCACCGGCACCGGCCTGGGCGGGGCCACGGGCGTGACCTTCGACGGCGTGCCGGGCACCGGCTTCACCGTCAACCCGGCCGGCACCGCGGTCACGGTGGTGACTCCGCCGAACGCGGCCGGACCGGCCGCAGTCAGGCTCGTCTTCCCCGCGGGTGAGGTCACCGCGCCGACGTTCACCTACGTGGCGCCGACCATCACCTCGGTCGTGCCGAACGAGGGCCCGAGTTCCGGCGGCACCACGGTGACCATCACCGGCACCGGCCTCGGCGGCGCCACCGGCGTCAACTTCGGAAACACCCCGGGCAAGAACCTGGTGGTCGACCCGAGCGGCACCTCACTGACCGTTGTCACGCCGCCCGGCACACCCGGAACCGTGGATGTGACCGTCCTGATCCCGGGCGCGAACGCCACCGCACCCGACGCCTTCACCTACCGAGCCGCACCGCCGGTCATCGACACGCTTACCCCGGGCCGCGGTCCCACCGCGGGCGGCACCACCGTGACCATCCACGGCGCCGGATTCATCCCCGGCCAGACCACGGTCACCATCTGCGGGCGCACCATACCGGCCGATGAGGTGACCGTCGCCGCCGACGGACGCTCACTGAGCTTCCGCACGCCGGCTTGCCAGGCAGGCGACACCACCGTCACCGTGACCACCCCGAGCGGGTCATCCAATCCGCTGACGTTCCGCTACGTCGGCCAGACCCTGCCCGTCACCGGCAACTCGATCGGAACACCCCTCACCTTCGGCGTGATACTCGTCATCGTCGGCGCGTTCCTGCTGCTACTCAGCCGCCGCGCACGCAACAAGTCCTCAATGTGA